A region from the Wansuia hejianensis genome encodes:
- a CDS encoding NAD(P)H-hydrate dehydratase → MRRILSAEQMRQADQSAMAMGLPSMVLMERAALAVVEEMTGRGLDLSRVCVVCGTGNNGGDGVAAARILCERGWRPAVCLTGNPEKYSEQLKQQIRIAENYPVTFINSFRPSEYTVIIDAIFGIGLRRPVAGTYREIIDGINSSGGTVVSVDIPSGIHTDTGEIMGTAARADLTVTFARGKTGLYLYPGAACAGTVVVRDIGIPVGSGPEGGPGLYCLEPSDLSCLPARDPSGNKGTFRKLLVIAGSDRMCGAAYLAARAALMTGIGMVKIYTPEANRLPLSVLLPEALISTYRESAWNLQEFNRDLEWADSVVIGPGLGTSEFAGRLLAYFLDRNELPCVIDADALNLLASKKELWNALKAPCIITPHVGEMCRLMGTTPEVVKKDLIETARRFATLHQVTCILKDARSVTALPDGRCYLNLSGNSGLATAGSGDVLSGIAAGLAAQYPQLPVPPAALAAYVHGLCGESASSKYSENSMTARNVLEAIPEYL, encoded by the coding sequence ATGAGAAGAATTCTCAGTGCGGAACAGATGCGGCAGGCGGACCAGTCAGCGATGGCGATGGGTCTCCCATCGATGGTCCTGATGGAGAGGGCCGCGCTGGCGGTAGTGGAAGAGATGACTGGCAGGGGGCTGGATCTGAGCCGTGTCTGCGTGGTCTGCGGAACGGGTAATAACGGCGGAGACGGGGTTGCCGCAGCCCGTATTTTATGTGAACGGGGCTGGCGGCCAGCTGTCTGTCTGACAGGGAACCCGGAAAAATACAGTGAGCAGCTCAAACAGCAGATCCGGATAGCGGAAAATTATCCTGTAACTTTCATTAATAGTTTCAGGCCTTCTGAATATACTGTTATCATAGATGCAATCTTTGGCATCGGCCTGCGCCGTCCGGTTGCAGGGACATACCGGGAGATAATCGACGGAATCAACAGCTCAGGAGGGACTGTGGTTTCCGTGGACATCCCGTCCGGGATACATACGGACACGGGGGAAATCATGGGAACGGCGGCACGGGCGGACCTGACGGTCACTTTCGCACGGGGCAAGACAGGTCTGTATCTCTACCCGGGAGCTGCCTGTGCGGGTACGGTGGTTGTCAGGGATATCGGCATCCCGGTGGGATCCGGACCAGAAGGCGGGCCGGGACTGTATTGTCTGGAGCCATCGGATCTTTCCTGCCTTCCGGCCAGGGATCCGTCCGGCAATAAGGGCACATTCCGTAAGCTGCTGGTAATTGCCGGATCGGACAGAATGTGCGGAGCCGCATATCTGGCTGCCCGTGCCGCGCTCATGACCGGGATCGGAATGGTAAAAATCTATACGCCTGAGGCCAACCGCCTTCCCCTGTCAGTGCTTCTGCCGGAAGCGCTGATATCCACCTACCGGGAATCGGCCTGGAACCTCCAGGAATTTAACCGTGACCTGGAATGGGCCGACTCTGTTGTAATCGGACCGGGGCTGGGAACCTCTGAGTTCGCCGGAAGACTTTTGGCTTATTTCCTTGACAGAAATGAACTTCCCTGTGTTATAGATGCAGATGCGCTTAATCTGCTGGCATCGAAAAAAGAGCTGTGGAATGCTCTGAAAGCTCCCTGCATCATAACTCCTCATGTGGGAGAAATGTGCCGGCTTATGGGAACAACGCCAGAAGTGGTAAAAAAGGATCTGATAGAAACTGCCCGCAGATTTGCCACACTTCATCAGGTGACCTGTATACTGAAGGATGCGCGCAGTGTGACGGCGCTGCCTGACGGCAGATGTTACCTGAACCTGAGCGGCAACAGCGGTCTTGCTACGGCCGGCAGCGGAGATGTGCTCTCCGGGATTGCAGCGGGGCTGGCGGCGCAGTATCCTCAGCTTCCGGTTCCGCCCGCGGCTCTGGCAGCGTATGTACACGGGCTGTGCGGGGAGAGCGCATCTTCAAAATACTCTGAAAACTCTATGACCGCCCGGAATGTGCTGGAGGCTATCCCGGAGTACCTGTAA
- a CDS encoding type II toxin-antitoxin system PemK/MazF family toxin, translating into MIIKRGDVFYADLRPVVGSEQGGVRPVLIIQNDIGNKHSPTVICAAITSKMNKAKLPTHIEIDASSYDIVRDSVILLEQLRTIDKRRLKDKICHLRPDLLAQVNEALKISLELPT; encoded by the coding sequence TTGATCATTAAAAGAGGAGATGTATTTTACGCGGATTTAAGGCCGGTGGTCGGCAGCGAGCAGGGCGGCGTGAGGCCGGTCCTGATTATCCAGAATGATATAGGCAACAAGCACAGCCCTACGGTAATCTGTGCTGCAATCACATCCAAAATGAATAAAGCGAAGCTGCCCACGCACATTGAGATAGATGCCTCCTCCTACGATATTGTGCGGGATTCGGTTATTTTGCTGGAGCAGCTTCGTACAATCGACAAGAGGCGGCTGAAAGATAAAATCTGCCATCTGCGGCCGGATCTCCTGGCACAGGTGAATGAGGCGTTGAAAATCAGTCTGGAACTGCCTACATAA
- a CDS encoding YebC/PmpR family DNA-binding transcriptional regulator translates to MSGHSKFANIKHKKEKNDAKKGKIFTIIGREIVIAVKEGGPDPANNSKLRDVIAKAKANNMPNDTIDRGIKKAAGDASADNYERITYEGYGPNGIAIIVETLTDNKNRTAADVRSAFTKGQGSIGTPGCVSFMFDKKGQIIIDKEECEMDADDLMMMALDAGAEDFSEEEDCYEIITDPDDFSRVRETLEKEGIAMAEADVTMIPQTYVALEDETALKNLQRTLDLLDENDDVQYVYTNLDE, encoded by the coding sequence ATGTCAGGACACTCAAAATTTGCCAATATTAAGCATAAAAAAGAAAAAAACGATGCCAAAAAGGGTAAAATCTTTACGATTATCGGACGTGAAATCGTAATTGCGGTTAAAGAAGGCGGACCGGACCCGGCTAACAACAGCAAGCTGAGAGACGTCATCGCGAAAGCGAAGGCCAACAATATGCCTAATGATACCATAGACCGGGGAATCAAGAAGGCAGCAGGGGATGCCAGTGCGGATAATTATGAGCGGATTACATATGAAGGCTACGGGCCCAACGGTATTGCGATCATTGTTGAAACCCTGACGGACAACAAGAACCGGACAGCCGCAGACGTGCGAAGTGCCTTCACCAAGGGACAGGGCAGCATCGGTACACCAGGCTGCGTTTCCTTCATGTTTGACAAAAAAGGCCAGATCATCATAGACAAAGAAGAATGTGAGATGGATGCGGATGATCTGATGATGATGGCGCTGGATGCCGGAGCGGAGGACTTTTCGGAGGAAGAGGACTGCTACGAAATCATTACCGATCCTGATGATTTTTCCAGAGTGAGAGAGACTCTGGAAAAAGAAGGAATTGCCATGGCTGAGGCTGATGTGACAATGATTCCCCAGACTTACGTGGCTTTGGAGGATGAGACAGCGCTGAAGAACCTTCAGAGGACGCTGGATCTTCTGGATGAAAATGACGACGTGCAATACGTATATACGAACCTGGACGAATAA
- a CDS encoding ClpP family protease, translated as MPSEEKRENENLIAIQNDIYLLSIIGEVEGHEALAERAKATKYEHILPNLAKAEDNKNIKGILILLNTVGGDVEAGLAIAEMIASMSKPTVSLVMGGGHSIGVPLAVSADYSFIVPSATMVIHPVRQNGMFIGVAQSYRNMEKTQDRITEFVSGHSRISQKRLEELMLDTKMLVKDVGTMLDGKEAVKEGLIDEVGGISRALQKLHELMEEPANS; from the coding sequence ATGCCGTCAGAAGAAAAGAGAGAGAACGAGAATTTAATCGCGATTCAGAATGACATTTACCTGCTGTCGATCATTGGTGAGGTAGAGGGCCATGAAGCGCTGGCAGAGAGAGCGAAAGCCACAAAATATGAGCATATCCTTCCGAATCTGGCCAAGGCGGAGGATAACAAGAATATTAAAGGTATTCTGATACTTTTAAATACCGTAGGAGGGGATGTGGAGGCAGGCCTTGCGATTGCGGAAATGATTGCATCCATGAGCAAGCCTACAGTATCTCTGGTCATGGGAGGAGGACATTCCATCGGCGTTCCGCTGGCGGTTTCCGCCGACTACTCGTTTATTGTACCCAGCGCCACCATGGTAATCCACCCGGTGCGGCAGAACGGGATGTTCATAGGCGTAGCCCAGTCATACCGGAATATGGAAAAAACCCAGGACAGAATCACGGAATTCGTTTCCGGCCACTCCAGGATCAGTCAGAAACGCCTGGAGGAGCTGATGCTGGATACGAAGATGCTGGTTAAGGACGTCGGGACCATGCTGGATGGAAAAGAGGCTGTGAAAGAAGGCCTGATTGATGAGGTGGGCGGTATATCACGGGCGCTTCAGAAGCTGCATGAACTGATGGAAGAGCCTGCCAATAGCTGA
- a CDS encoding undecaprenyl-diphosphate phosphatase — MSILQAVLLGAVQGVTEFFPVSSSGHLTLISNLMGIESSTSLMFVVMLHIGTLLAVIAVFYRDILRLLSELVRMIGDLFCNLKLWLGGHRNPENVRYRKIVSSNYRKFALMLLVSMIPTSIIGYLICPVSEAVTGNLLASGMGLLITALLLLVSSFMLGSDKGPREAKYVDAFLVGAFQGFSGFPGISRLGMTVSSSYLSGFSRKFVLKYSFILCVPTILGAIILEGTRTHTSTAALGVGPCLAGMAASAVVGFFIIRLAVRLISKKRNRIFAAYCIIIGIISVVGYLK; from the coding sequence ATGTCAATACTACAAGCTGTGCTTTTAGGGGCTGTGCAGGGGGTAACGGAATTTTTTCCGGTCAGCAGTTCCGGACATCTGACACTGATCAGTAATCTTATGGGGATAGAGAGCAGTACCAGCCTAATGTTCGTGGTAATGCTTCACATTGGTACACTTCTGGCTGTAATAGCCGTTTTTTACCGTGATATCCTGCGCCTGCTATCAGAGCTGGTCAGGATGATCGGGGATCTTTTCTGCAATCTGAAACTGTGGCTGGGCGGTCACAGAAATCCGGAGAATGTACGCTATAGGAAAATAGTTTCCAGCAATTACAGAAAATTTGCGCTGATGCTTCTGGTGTCCATGATTCCTACCAGCATCATAGGCTATCTGATCTGCCCGGTATCAGAAGCGGTGACAGGTAATCTGCTGGCGTCAGGCATGGGGTTATTAATAACGGCCCTGTTGCTGCTGGTGTCTTCCTTTATGCTGGGGTCTGATAAAGGACCGAGAGAAGCGAAATACGTGGACGCCTTCCTGGTTGGAGCCTTCCAGGGCTTTTCCGGCTTTCCGGGGATTTCCAGACTGGGGATGACAGTTTCTTCCAGCTATTTAAGCGGATTTTCCCGCAAATTTGTATTGAAATATTCTTTTATATTATGTGTGCCGACGATTTTGGGAGCGATTATCCTCGAAGGGACCAGGACACATACTTCCACGGCGGCGTTAGGCGTCGGGCCGTGTCTGGCAGGCATGGCCGCATCTGCTGTTGTGGGGTTTTTTATCATCCGGCTGGCTGTAAGGCTGATCTCCAAGAAGAGAAACCGGATCTTTGCCGCCTATTGTATTATTATTGGAATTATATCCGTGGTCGGATATTTGAAATAA
- a CDS encoding DNA translocase FtsK: MAQANRKKASGGKKSTASGKRTSSAGRQPKKKTASATDGRLKIEILLLVILAFSILLLLSNFGLGGVVGRAFSSFFFGVFGLLAYVFPVFLFIGCAFLISNRNNPLAVRKAIGASGLFVFACAFMQLLMIGYEKEARMADFFSDSAYDKLGGGLTGGALVKLLGTAFGTVGAYVLIIIALIIFAIIMTQKPLLSAFHEEGSKAYRTARERHQEASRKRRESREKETAPAEGRLKQEKKRRSDARMEELSRSENFEQVTIPDFIIQRNDEPDTEAAVQRSEETMPEPFPADGLLTDEPVETRRDEACPPDYTAVDEMNPDAGGANPNEKDQKRNPRSTKAEIDAGIQDIKKEISEQPVKPKPAYRFPSLSLLKKGNGKSSGDSNAHLKETAMKLQQTLHNFGVNVTVTNVSCGPTVTRYELQPEQGVKVSRIVNLSDDIKLNLAAEDIRIEAPIPGKAAVGIEVPNKTNSSVMLRELLESQAFQKHRSKLAFAVGKDIAGQPVVTDIAKMPHLLIAGATGSGKSVCINTLIVSILYKATPDEVKLIMIDPKVVELSIYNGIPHLYIPVVTDPKKAAGALNWAVTEMTDRYNKFAEFNVRDLAGYNARIEQLDGIEEDKRPAKMPQIVIVVDELADLMMVAPGEVEDAICRLAQLARAAGIHLIIATQRPSVNVITGLIKANMPSRIALSVASGVDSRTILDMNGAEKLLGKGDMLFYPQGYQKPARVQGAYVSDDEIMKVVEYLSAHGGEHTYDQAVEDKINNSSSAAAAAASGTDDLDAYFADAGKLIIDKDKASIGMLQRAFKIGFNRAARIMDQLCDAGVVGEEEGTKPRKVLMTIEQFENYLEEI; encoded by the coding sequence ATGGCGCAGGCAAACAGAAAGAAAGCTTCCGGCGGGAAGAAATCCACTGCTTCAGGAAAAAGGACATCCTCCGCAGGAAGACAGCCAAAGAAGAAGACAGCGTCAGCAACAGACGGCAGGCTGAAAATCGAAATACTTCTGTTAGTGATTCTGGCATTTTCCATCCTTTTGCTGCTCAGCAATTTCGGGCTGGGCGGAGTCGTAGGCAGGGCGTTCAGCTCCTTTTTCTTCGGAGTGTTCGGGCTGCTGGCCTATGTGTTTCCGGTTTTTCTCTTCATCGGCTGTGCGTTCCTGATCTCCAACAGGAATAACCCGTTAGCGGTCCGCAAGGCCATCGGGGCGTCCGGGCTGTTTGTATTCGCGTGCGCATTCATGCAGCTTTTGATGATCGGATATGAGAAAGAGGCAAGAATGGCAGACTTCTTTTCAGACAGCGCCTATGACAAGCTGGGCGGAGGACTGACAGGCGGCGCGCTGGTCAAGCTTCTGGGCACCGCCTTTGGGACAGTGGGCGCTTATGTGCTCATCATCATTGCGCTGATTATCTTCGCGATCATTATGACGCAGAAGCCTTTGCTTTCTGCTTTCCATGAAGAAGGCTCAAAAGCATACCGCACTGCCAGGGAACGCCATCAGGAAGCATCCCGAAAGCGGAGAGAGAGCCGTGAAAAGGAGACAGCCCCTGCAGAAGGCCGATTGAAGCAGGAGAAGAAACGCAGATCCGACGCCCGAATGGAGGAGCTGTCCAGGTCAGAGAATTTTGAACAGGTAACAATCCCTGATTTCATAATACAGAGAAACGATGAACCAGACACGGAAGCGGCTGTGCAGAGATCAGAGGAGACGATGCCTGAACCGTTTCCGGCTGACGGGCTGCTGACGGATGAACCTGTGGAGACCCGCAGGGATGAAGCCTGCCCGCCGGACTATACGGCAGTGGATGAAATGAATCCGGACGCGGGCGGCGCGAATCCGAATGAAAAGGATCAGAAAAGGAATCCCCGTTCCACCAAGGCAGAAATTGACGCGGGCATTCAGGATATAAAAAAAGAAATATCGGAGCAGCCAGTGAAGCCGAAACCAGCCTATCGTTTTCCATCCCTTTCACTTCTGAAAAAAGGGAATGGAAAGAGCAGCGGAGATTCCAATGCCCACCTGAAGGAGACGGCGATGAAGCTGCAGCAGACACTTCACAATTTTGGCGTAAACGTGACGGTAACCAATGTCAGCTGCGGGCCTACGGTCACACGGTATGAGCTGCAGCCGGAACAGGGGGTCAAGGTCAGTCGGATAGTGAACCTGTCCGACGATATTAAGCTGAATCTGGCTGCCGAGGATATCCGGATTGAAGCGCCTATTCCAGGAAAAGCCGCGGTGGGGATCGAGGTGCCCAACAAGACCAACAGCTCAGTCATGCTGAGGGAACTGTTGGAATCACAGGCATTCCAGAAGCACCGATCCAAGCTGGCCTTTGCCGTCGGGAAGGATATCGCCGGACAGCCGGTAGTTACCGATATCGCCAAGATGCCCCATCTGCTGATCGCAGGGGCTACCGGATCAGGAAAGTCTGTCTGCATCAATACTCTGATTGTCAGTATTTTGTATAAAGCTACGCCGGATGAGGTAAAACTCATCATGATTGATCCGAAGGTTGTGGAACTTTCCATATATAACGGTATCCCTCATCTCTATATACCGGTTGTCACTGATCCGAAAAAAGCTGCCGGGGCATTGAACTGGGCTGTGACTGAGATGACAGACAGGTATAATAAATTTGCAGAATTCAACGTCCGGGATCTGGCCGGCTACAATGCCAGGATTGAACAGCTGGACGGTATTGAAGAAGACAAACGTCCGGCCAAAATGCCCCAGATCGTGATCGTGGTGGACGAGCTGGCAGATCTCATGATGGTGGCTCCGGGCGAGGTGGAGGACGCCATCTGCCGTCTGGCCCAGTTGGCCAGGGCAGCCGGCATTCACCTGATCATCGCCACACAGAGGCCCTCCGTTAACGTCATCACAGGACTGATTAAAGCGAATATGCCTTCCAGGATAGCTCTTTCAGTGGCTTCGGGAGTAGATTCCCGGACGATCCTGGATATGAACGGAGCGGAAAAGCTGCTGGGAAAGGGTGACATGCTGTTTTATCCCCAGGGCTATCAGAAGCCTGCAAGAGTTCAGGGGGCCTATGTATCTGACGATGAGATTATGAAAGTGGTTGAATACCTGTCGGCACACGGAGGAGAACATACCTATGACCAGGCGGTGGAAGATAAGATTAACAACTCTTCATCCGCAGCCGCGGCGGCCGCTTCAGGAACGGATGATCTGGACGCCTATTTCGCGGATGCCGGGAAGCTGATTATTGATAAAGATAAAGCGTCTATCGGCATGCTTCAGAGGGCCTTTAAAATCGGTTTTAACAGGGCTGCGAGGATTATGGATCAGCTCTGTGACGCGGGTGTCGTGGGAGAGGAAGAAGGTACGAAGCCCCGGAAAGTGCTGATGACAATAGAACAGTTTGAGAATTATCTGGAGGAGATATAA
- a CDS encoding chitobiase/beta-hexosaminidase C-terminal domain-containing protein has protein sequence MKKCSQCGAPLPEGELFCPECGQEVQLVPDYETMGSRLQEQQRRQQEEAEKRREAQRLASEEAMLKKRKTRKSILILIVVLAAAVVILFAVKALNDQKNYNSFDYQLKKAETAYSNSDYTGALDYVTRALALDSENLDARMLLAQIYDKNGDSGRAAEEFLKIIEDQPDYDPAYGQLIKIYEEMKEPGKIKELLDNCPADIREKYKEYICEAPQFSLPEGRYDDLKSLEITADSGAVIYYTTDGTAPDTSSKKYSSPVRLEEGKTIVRAIAVNSLGVESEETEAAYTINLKVPSAPKISPKDGSYTSRTTTKITVAVPFGYKAYYAFDQKPTKDSTPYTGPVDMLEGEHIFYAILVNEDGTESIAASATYIYTKVAAATITPSPTKKPAHSSETEKPEDVTTPTPDPTHTPTPDPTDTPTPPPTDTPTPTPSVNPTPSVTPDDEGVDGSS, from the coding sequence ATGAAGAAATGTTCACAGTGCGGCGCGCCGCTGCCGGAAGGTGAGCTGTTCTGCCCGGAATGCGGACAGGAAGTTCAGTTAGTTCCCGACTACGAGACCATGGGAAGCCGCCTGCAGGAACAGCAGAGGCGACAGCAGGAGGAGGCGGAGAAGCGGAGAGAGGCCCAACGGCTGGCGTCAGAAGAAGCCATGCTCAAAAAGCGTAAGACAAGAAAGTCTATTTTAATACTCATTGTGGTGCTGGCTGCTGCCGTTGTCATCCTTTTTGCGGTCAAAGCGCTGAACGATCAGAAGAATTATAACTCCTTTGATTACCAGCTGAAAAAGGCAGAGACAGCCTACAGCAACAGCGATTATACAGGCGCTCTGGACTATGTGACGAGGGCCCTGGCTCTGGACAGCGAGAACCTGGACGCCCGGATGCTTCTGGCCCAGATTTATGATAAGAACGGCGATTCCGGCCGTGCAGCCGAAGAATTTCTCAAGATCATTGAGGACCAGCCAGATTATGACCCGGCCTACGGTCAGCTGATCAAAATATACGAAGAGATGAAAGAGCCTGGTAAGATCAAAGAGCTGCTGGACAACTGTCCGGCAGATATCAGGGAGAAATACAAAGAATATATCTGTGAGGCGCCGCAATTCAGTCTGCCGGAAGGCCGGTATGATGATCTGAAGAGCCTGGAAATCACAGCGGATTCAGGAGCAGTGATTTATTATACGACAGACGGAACCGCACCGGATACTTCCAGTAAAAAGTACTCTTCACCGGTCCGCCTGGAAGAGGGAAAGACCATTGTCAGGGCGATAGCGGTAAATTCTCTGGGAGTTGAGAGTGAGGAGACTGAAGCTGCCTATACCATCAACCTGAAGGTGCCTTCAGCTCCGAAGATCTCACCGAAAGACGGAAGCTATACATCCAGGACAACCACCAAGATTACGGTTGCAGTGCCATTTGGCTACAAAGCATATTATGCCTTCGACCAAAAGCCCACCAAAGACAGCACTCCATATACAGGACCGGTGGATATGCTGGAGGGTGAACACATATTTTATGCAATCCTGGTTAACGAGGACGGGACAGAAAGTATAGCGGCCTCAGCCACCTATATCTACACAAAGGTTGCAGCCGCGACCATCACGCCGTCGCCTACCAAGAAACCGGCTCATTCATCTGAGACGGAAAAGCCTGAGGACGTAACGACGCCCACACCGGATCCCACGCATACGCCCACACCGGACCCGACCGATACGCCGACGCCCCCGCCGACTGATACGCCGACACCTACGCCTTCTGTAAACCCGACCCCTTCGGTGACTCCTGATGATGAGGGAGTCGACGGCTCCTCTTGA
- a CDS encoding sulfide/dihydroorotate dehydrogenase-like FAD/NAD-binding protein, producing MYKILKADKLAANIYRMVVDAPRVAKHCQPGQFIIVKLDEKGERIPLTICDYDREKGTVTIVFQPIGESTTEMAQLQTGDAFEDFVGPLGQPSEFVTEDLEELKKKRILFVAGGVGTAPVYPQVKWLHEHGVTADAIIGAKTKDLVILEKEFEEVCNLYVTTDDGSYKRKGMVTQTIKDLVEEGKQYDVCVAIGPMIMMKFVCLLTKELGIHTIVSMNPIMVDGTGMCGACRLTVGGEVKFACVDGPEFDGHLVDFDQAMKRQQMYKTEEGRAVLKAKEGDTHHGGCGICGGDK from the coding sequence ATGTACAAAATTTTAAAAGCAGACAAACTTGCAGCCAATATCTACCGGATGGTAGTGGATGCTCCAAGAGTTGCGAAGCATTGCCAGCCGGGACAGTTTATCATTGTCAAGCTGGATGAAAAGGGAGAGAGGATTCCTTTAACGATCTGTGATTACGACCGTGAGAAGGGGACCGTTACAATTGTGTTCCAGCCAATCGGCGAGTCGACAACGGAGATGGCGCAGCTGCAGACAGGAGATGCCTTTGAGGATTTTGTGGGTCCTCTGGGACAGCCTTCCGAATTCGTCACTGAAGATCTGGAAGAGCTGAAAAAGAAAAGAATACTTTTCGTGGCCGGCGGAGTGGGAACAGCTCCCGTGTATCCCCAGGTGAAATGGCTGCATGAGCACGGCGTCACTGCCGATGCGATCATCGGAGCCAAAACAAAGGACCTGGTAATTCTGGAAAAAGAATTTGAAGAAGTCTGTAATCTGTATGTAACAACGGATGACGGCTCTTACAAGAGAAAAGGAATGGTCACTCAGACAATTAAGGATTTGGTGGAAGAGGGCAAACAGTATGACGTCTGCGTCGCCATCGGCCCAATGATCATGATGAAATTTGTATGTTTGCTGACTAAGGAACTGGGTATACACACAATTGTCAGCATGAACCCGATCATGGTAGACGGCACTGGAATGTGCGGCGCCTGCCGTCTGACTGTAGGCGGGGAAGTGAAATTCGCCTGCGTGGACGGTCCTGAATTCGACGGCCATCTGGTCGATTTCGACCAGGCCATGAAACGGCAGCAGATGTATAAGACCGAGGAGGGCCGTGCGGTCCTGAAGGCAAAAGAGGGCGATACCCACCACGGCGGCTGCGGAATATGCGGAGGTGACAAATAA
- the gltA gene encoding NADPH-dependent glutamate synthase, giving the protein MADVLKKVPVREQDPKVRATNFDEVCYGYNQDEAIEEAARCIHCKNAKCIGGCPVGINIPDFIAQVKEGNIEGAYQIISESSALPAICGRVCPQESQCEGKCIRGIKGEPVSIGKLERFVADWARENGIKPTPAAQKNGHKVAVIGSGPAGLTCAGDLARMGYDVTIFEALHKAGGVLSYGIPEFRLPKDAVVAAEIENVKSLGVKIETNVIIGKSVTVDELLQEEGFEAVFIGSGAGLPMFMGIPGENANGVFSANEYLTRNNLMKAFREDYQTPIAHGKKVAVVGGGNVAMDAARTALRLGAEVYIIYRRSEEELPARKEEVHHAKEEGIIFNLLTNPTEILVDDNGWVRGIRCIRMELGEPDASGRRRPIAIPDSEFELEVDTVIMSLGTSPNPLISSTTIGLDTNKRKCIIADEDNGQTSKEGVFAGGDAVTGAATVILAMGAGKAAAKGIHEFITKKYQ; this is encoded by the coding sequence ATGGCGGATGTATTAAAGAAGGTACCTGTGAGAGAACAGGACCCAAAGGTCAGGGCAACTAATTTTGACGAAGTATGCTATGGATATAACCAGGACGAGGCCATAGAAGAGGCTGCCCGCTGTATTCACTGCAAGAACGCGAAATGTATCGGCGGATGTCCGGTAGGAATTAACATACCGGATTTTATCGCCCAGGTAAAAGAGGGCAATATTGAGGGGGCTTATCAGATCATCAGTGAATCCAGCGCGCTTCCGGCGATCTGCGGCCGGGTATGTCCTCAGGAGAGCCAGTGTGAGGGGAAATGTATCCGCGGCATTAAGGGAGAGCCCGTTTCCATTGGAAAGCTGGAGCGGTTTGTTGCGGACTGGGCCCGTGAAAATGGAATTAAGCCCACGCCTGCAGCGCAGAAGAACGGCCATAAAGTGGCAGTTATCGGTTCAGGACCGGCGGGACTGACCTGTGCGGGAGACCTGGCCAGAATGGGCTACGACGTAACGATATTTGAAGCTCTGCATAAAGCGGGCGGCGTTCTCAGCTACGGAATTCCGGAATTCCGTCTCCCGAAAGATGCGGTGGTAGCTGCTGAAATCGAGAATGTTAAATCTCTGGGTGTCAAAATCGAGACAAATGTGATTATAGGAAAATCAGTTACGGTGGATGAACTTCTCCAGGAAGAAGGATTCGAGGCAGTATTCATCGGTTCAGGAGCAGGCCTTCCCATGTTCATGGGAATTCCCGGTGAGAATGCCAACGGTGTGTTTTCAGCCAATGAGTATTTGACCCGTAACAACCTCATGAAGGCTTTCAGGGAAGATTACCAGACGCCGATCGCTCACGGGAAGAAAGTGGCCGTCGTAGGCGGCGGGAATGTGGCGATGGACGCTGCAAGAACAGCCCTTCGCCTGGGAGCTGAGGTTTACATTATTTACCGCCGGAGTGAAGAAGAACTGCCTGCGCGTAAGGAAGAGGTACATCATGCCAAGGAAGAGGGGATTATCTTTAATCTCCTGACCAATCCCACAGAGATCCTGGTCGATGACAATGGCTGGGTAAGGGGAATCCGTTGCATCCGTATGGAATTAGGCGAGCCGGATGCTTCCGGCAGGAGGCGCCCGATTGCTATACCCGATTCGGAATTTGAGCTAGAAGTGGATACTGTCATCATGTCCCTCGGAACCTCACCGAACCCGTTAATTTCCTCCACCACCATCGGTCTGGATACGAATAAACGGAAATGTATCATCGCAGATGAGGATAACGGACAGACCTCCAAGGAAGGCGTGTTTGCCGGCGGCGACGCCGTAACAGGAGCCGCTACCGTAATACTGGCTATGGGCGCCGGAAAAGCGGCAGCTAAGGGGATTCATGAATTTATAACTAAAAAATACCAGTAA